Proteins from a single region of Pseudopedobacter saltans DSM 12145:
- a CDS encoding SusC/RagA family TonB-linked outer membrane protein, giving the protein MMLKLLKFIVVLVISSSGLLHAQTKIRGKVLSKGDRGPLIGASVGIKGDTQGTLTDQTGSFSLNIQKGKTDVILVARYIGFIPQEVSLKDQTEINFLLEEEPLQLKEVVAIGYATVERKDLTGSVSSINEKQLKDIPVNSAAEALTGRLAGVQVTTSEGSPGAEVQIKVRGGGSITQSNDPLYIIDGVQVEDGLASLSPQDIASVDVLKDASATSIYGARGANGVVIITTKGGKEMKTQVNYNNIFGIKTLANKLDVMKPYDFVLYQYERSRGLSNTETAFETRYGTWANIEQYKQTPFIDWQERTFGNDAFMQTHNVSVVGGTKATQYNLSVTSNNDDGIMLNSSFDRKLVNFKFDNKVSNKLRVGFNVRYTKQNILGAGTSDAGATTYNMLRHTIKYMPLNIGNLAEDEIDESYYEDTNTGNAIGIINPVALSNAQYRNREMQITNLNGYLNYNFNKVLSFRSTFGVNYNRQSTENFEDGITSRSRVLGARLPMAGVLDANKDNLTFSNVLTFNLKKLKDHKLDILLGNEFYNIDYKSSEIQLKNFPAGIPAEKALGQLNLGTLLTSPELYPLTYKSATRTLSFFNRTNYSYKDKFLATVSFRTDASSRFAEGNRWGYFPSGSVAWRISQEDFMKDIPLISDMKLRLSYGSSGNDRIDDYLFMNVYKGNAKYALNEEIIPGYAVEELANKNLVWETTVSKNIGLDLSLLRNRIQLTVDAYQNKVHDLLIRVPIPSTSGFTSQLQNIGRTANKGLEFQITATPVSNRNFSWNTNFNMAFNRNKIEKISDRQDFYFQNSGFGISGQPADYIVQVGQPVGAMYGFVSDGFYTTDDFDYDAATSRYTLKAGMTDVSGVIGIAQPGWMKLKDLDGNHVIDENDKTIIGNANPKFTGGLNQQFTYKNFDMSIFVNFVVGNDVYNANKIEFTNAYSSYANSLDMVSNRWKTIDQNGNRIQQVETIGGQQYVTGVAPEILSAINKDASMWIPISGTGAWYPTSWAMEDGSFLRINNITLGYTFPTKLVNRFKINKLRVYGTVNNLAVFTNYSGYDPEVNTRRAIPVTPGVDYAAYPRSKTFIFGLNLSL; this is encoded by the coding sequence ATGATGCTAAAACTGCTTAAATTTATCGTTGTACTTGTCATTAGCAGCTCGGGGCTGTTACATGCTCAAACTAAAATAAGGGGTAAGGTATTGAGTAAAGGTGATAGAGGACCTTTAATTGGAGCTAGTGTAGGTATAAAAGGTGATACCCAGGGCACATTAACCGATCAAACTGGTAGTTTCTCTTTAAATATACAAAAAGGAAAGACTGATGTTATATTGGTTGCCAGATATATTGGGTTTATTCCTCAGGAAGTTTCTTTAAAGGACCAAACAGAAATCAATTTCTTACTGGAAGAAGAGCCTTTACAGCTAAAAGAAGTTGTTGCAATTGGTTACGCAACTGTTGAACGTAAAGATTTAACTGGTTCTGTATCTTCTATCAATGAAAAACAACTCAAAGATATTCCTGTAAATTCTGCAGCCGAAGCACTTACGGGCCGTCTTGCCGGAGTTCAGGTAACTACCTCCGAAGGAAGCCCGGGAGCAGAAGTACAGATAAAAGTACGCGGAGGTGGTTCCATAACACAAAGTAACGATCCTTTATACATTATAGATGGTGTACAGGTAGAAGATGGTTTAGCGAGCTTATCCCCTCAGGATATTGCTTCTGTAGATGTTCTAAAAGACGCATCGGCAACTTCCATCTACGGAGCCAGAGGCGCTAACGGAGTAGTCATTATTACCACTAAAGGCGGTAAAGAAATGAAAACCCAGGTGAATTACAATAACATATTTGGTATAAAAACCCTTGCCAATAAGCTGGATGTGATGAAACCCTATGATTTTGTTCTTTACCAATACGAACGTTCAAGAGGATTAAGCAATACTGAAACTGCCTTTGAAACCAGATATGGTACATGGGCTAATATAGAACAATATAAACAAACTCCATTTATAGACTGGCAGGAAAGAACTTTTGGCAATGATGCCTTTATGCAAACTCACAATGTGAGCGTAGTTGGCGGGACCAAAGCCACACAATACAACCTCAGCGTAACCAGTAACAACGATGATGGTATTATGCTTAACTCCAGCTTCGACAGAAAGTTGGTAAATTTCAAATTCGATAACAAAGTAAGCAATAAGCTAAGAGTTGGATTTAATGTAAGATACACTAAGCAAAATATTTTAGGAGCCGGTACTTCTGATGCGGGGGCCACCACCTATAATATGCTTCGACATACGATTAAATATATGCCATTAAACATAGGCAACCTTGCAGAAGATGAAATTGACGAAAGTTATTATGAAGACACTAATACCGGAAATGCTATTGGTATAATTAACCCTGTTGCGTTAAGCAATGCCCAATACCGAAACAGGGAAATGCAAATTACCAACCTTAACGGATACCTCAATTATAACTTTAACAAAGTTCTTTCTTTTAGAAGCACATTTGGTGTTAATTATAACAGGCAATCTACCGAAAATTTCGAAGATGGCATTACATCCCGGTCGAGGGTATTGGGTGCCCGTTTACCAATGGCCGGTGTACTTGATGCCAATAAAGACAACTTAACTTTTTCTAACGTATTAACGTTTAATCTAAAAAAACTTAAAGATCACAAATTAGATATTTTGCTGGGCAATGAGTTTTATAATATTGACTATAAAAGCTCTGAAATCCAATTAAAAAACTTCCCTGCAGGAATTCCGGCCGAAAAAGCCCTGGGACAGCTAAATCTTGGAACCTTACTTACATCTCCGGAACTCTACCCTCTAACATACAAGTCGGCCACAAGGACGCTATCTTTCTTTAACCGTACCAATTACAGCTATAAAGATAAGTTTTTAGCAACTGTCAGTTTTAGAACAGATGCCTCTTCCAGGTTCGCAGAGGGTAACAGATGGGGGTATTTCCCTTCAGGATCTGTGGCATGGCGGATTTCGCAGGAAGACTTTATGAAAGATATTCCTCTGATTTCTGATATGAAACTACGTCTGAGTTATGGTTCTTCCGGTAACGACCGTATAGACGATTACCTGTTCATGAACGTATACAAAGGAAATGCAAAGTATGCACTGAACGAAGAGATTATCCCCGGATATGCCGTTGAAGAACTTGCCAATAAAAATCTGGTGTGGGAAACTACCGTTTCGAAAAACATTGGACTAGATCTCTCTTTATTAAGAAACCGTATACAACTTACAGTAGACGCTTATCAGAACAAGGTACATGATTTACTAATCCGCGTTCCAATTCCGTCTACATCAGGTTTTACCTCACAACTGCAAAATATAGGCAGAACGGCCAACAAAGGGCTGGAATTCCAGATTACAGCCACTCCCGTAAGCAACAGAAATTTTAGCTGGAATACCAATTTCAATATGGCTTTTAACAGAAACAAAATTGAGAAAATATCTGACAGGCAAGACTTTTATTTCCAGAACTCCGGCTTTGGTATTTCAGGACAACCTGCAGACTATATCGTTCAGGTAGGACAGCCTGTTGGAGCTATGTACGGTTTTGTATCTGATGGGTTTTATACTACAGATGACTTTGATTATGATGCAGCAACGTCACGATACACACTTAAAGCAGGTATGACAGATGTATCGGGTGTTATTGGTATAGCTCAACCGGGTTGGATGAAACTGAAAGATCTTGATGGCAACCATGTGATTGATGAGAATGACAAAACCATTATTGGAAATGCAAACCCCAAATTTACAGGAGGACTAAACCAGCAGTTCACTTATAAAAACTTCGACATGAGCATTTTTGTGAATTTTGTTGTTGGCAACGATGTTTACAATGCCAACAAAATAGAATTTACGAATGCCTATAGTTCCTATGCCAACTCTTTGGATATGGTTTCTAACCGTTGGAAAACCATTGACCAAAATGGTAACAGGATACAACAGGTAGAAACTATTGGCGGACAACAATATGTGACAGGAGTTGCACCTGAAATATTATCAGCGATAAATAAAGATGCTTCTATGTGGATACCAATTAGCGGTACAGGAGCATGGTACCCAACATCGTGGGCTATGGAAGATGGGTCTTTTCTGAGAATAAATAACATTACACTCGGTTATACCTTTCCAACAAAACTTGTAAACCGTTTCAAAATTAATAAACTAAGAGTATATGGAACAGTCAATAACCTGGCAGTATTTACCAATTACTCGGGCTACGACCCTGAAGTAAATACCAGAAGAGCTATACCCGTAACTCCGGGAGTCGATTACGCAGCTTATCCGCGCAGCAAGACATTCATATTCGGACTTAATCTCTCATTATAA
- a CDS encoding T9SS type A sorting domain-containing protein — translation MKRNLHILLILLCFTFYKVNAQTAANASWSLTSNQNAVTSGSVTATNQLLHTLNHFDYISGGERTIPSGNTWPAESSYNATRYMEYAIAPASGYTLNISEIEASLSFNGSGAGRASIFWSTDKSNFTPISGTIILNSSSSPTPYTFDNLNIDIHDGDTLFLRIFPWTTSVITGKYLVAKNIKITGTASTAPQVTWPLTANQSAVSSGNIAAHNQKLNNLTVNNYISGNGGQRILPSSGTWPAESVPNTNRFIEYKISPSNAHDMTIKELSIPLSFNSSSYAHARIAWSSDSVNFTNLATDISVATGSVPVEHKFENLHIEIPFGKAFYLRVYPWTTSSISDKYLVSKNVRIKVQTNIISQIAFPEAEGGGRNASGGRGGQIYYVTNLNNSGTGSLRDAVSEGNRTILFKTSGTIFLESPIVIQKDNITIAGQTAPGDGICLANYGLAISASNVIIRYLRSRPGDIITRPGDSTKTVDAMYNTFGTPIQNPFRNIIVDHCSLSWSTDEAASFYAIAAFTLQWSIISESLYRAAHPKPTPHGYGGIWGGQNASFHHNLLASHSNRNPRFSGSENNGQPELEYVDFRNNVIFNWYGGTYGGIGGHQNMVNNYYKGGPATAGTFRKKRILSYSNATTIQHGKFYIDGNYVNGFPDVTADNWTGIDIASGIPVDSIKATTPFSYTAVNTQSATDAYSSVLNSAGAILPRRDTVDRRIVKEVQTGVTTFADTSFSVSGMDSPSGIIDSQTTVGGWPTLNTTIYPKDSDNDGLPDWWEAKQNGNSTDSTSVNRNAYATDGYTFLEKYINSIPSPDQQVVFENVNGARLNNSDTVQVNFNVDWGKDQYKFELYRSSDNNTFSKIKEINGDINKTNYFFQDIFSTETPVYYKIGSIRNDHTGSIFYSNTIQLPSEESTLSIKALSPETKNQIQKNQFSLYPNPADKQIIIKHNAALAGSVIFVSDMSGKIRSKHIPDLNDTSSTIEIHHLPVGIYVLSFKNSSDQKSILFYKK, via the coding sequence ATGAAAAGAAATTTACACATTCTGCTTATACTTTTGTGCTTTACTTTTTATAAAGTAAACGCTCAAACAGCCGCAAATGCTTCATGGTCGCTTACCAGCAATCAAAATGCAGTAACAAGTGGTTCTGTAACAGCAACAAATCAGTTATTACATACACTAAACCATTTTGATTATATCAGTGGAGGTGAAAGAACTATTCCTTCAGGAAATACCTGGCCCGCAGAAAGTTCGTATAATGCTACGCGGTACATGGAATATGCCATAGCACCCGCAAGCGGTTACACACTCAATATTTCGGAGATTGAAGCATCATTGAGTTTCAACGGATCTGGTGCAGGCAGGGCAAGCATTTTCTGGTCAACAGACAAGAGCAATTTCACACCAATATCTGGTACTATTATACTCAATTCGTCTTCCTCTCCCACTCCATACACATTCGATAATCTCAACATTGACATTCATGATGGAGATACATTATTTCTCCGTATTTTTCCGTGGACTACATCTGTTATTACCGGGAAGTATCTTGTCGCTAAAAATATTAAAATCACCGGAACTGCCAGTACAGCTCCTCAGGTTACATGGCCTTTAACGGCAAATCAAAGTGCTGTTTCTTCTGGCAACATCGCCGCGCATAATCAAAAACTAAACAACCTTACAGTTAATAACTATATATCGGGCAATGGTGGTCAACGGATTTTACCATCTTCAGGTACATGGCCGGCTGAGTCTGTTCCAAACACCAACAGATTTATTGAATACAAAATCAGCCCTTCAAATGCTCATGACATGACCATTAAGGAGCTAAGTATTCCGCTGAGCTTTAACTCATCTTCTTATGCACATGCCAGAATAGCCTGGTCATCAGACAGTGTTAATTTTACAAACTTAGCTACCGATATTTCCGTTGCTACGGGTTCGGTTCCTGTAGAACATAAATTTGAAAATCTCCATATCGAAATCCCTTTTGGAAAAGCCTTCTACTTAAGAGTATATCCATGGACAACATCGTCTATAAGCGACAAGTATCTTGTTTCTAAAAATGTCAGGATAAAGGTCCAGACGAATATAATTTCGCAAATAGCGTTTCCGGAAGCCGAGGGTGGCGGAAGAAATGCATCTGGTGGCCGGGGTGGTCAAATATACTATGTCACTAATCTGAATAATTCAGGAACGGGCAGTTTACGCGATGCCGTGAGCGAAGGAAACAGAACCATATTATTTAAAACTTCGGGTACTATATTTCTTGAGAGTCCTATTGTCATTCAGAAAGATAACATTACGATTGCTGGACAAACTGCTCCCGGAGACGGCATCTGTTTAGCCAATTACGGTCTGGCTATCAGCGCTAGCAACGTTATCATCAGATATTTAAGATCCCGCCCCGGAGACATAATTACCCGTCCGGGTGATTCTACTAAAACGGTAGATGCCATGTACAATACATTCGGTACACCTATACAAAATCCATTTCGAAATATTATTGTAGATCATTGTTCGCTAAGCTGGTCTACAGACGAGGCAGCTTCTTTCTATGCTATTGCAGCCTTTACATTACAATGGAGTATCATTAGCGAAAGCTTGTACAGGGCCGCACACCCAAAACCAACTCCACATGGATATGGAGGTATATGGGGAGGTCAAAACGCTTCTTTTCATCACAACCTATTGGCCAGCCATAGTAATCGTAACCCCAGATTTTCTGGAAGCGAAAATAATGGACAACCTGAACTGGAATATGTGGATTTCAGGAACAATGTCATTTTCAATTGGTACGGTGGAACTTACGGTGGAATTGGGGGACATCAGAACATGGTAAATAACTATTATAAAGGTGGTCCTGCTACAGCAGGTACATTTCGAAAAAAACGTATTTTAAGCTACAGTAACGCTACCACTATTCAGCATGGAAAATTCTATATAGATGGTAATTATGTAAACGGATTTCCAGATGTTACTGCAGATAATTGGACCGGAATTGACATAGCCTCTGGTATACCTGTAGATTCAATAAAGGCAACTACTCCATTTAGTTATACTGCCGTTAATACCCAAAGCGCAACAGATGCTTATTCATCTGTACTTAACAGCGCCGGAGCAATATTGCCAAGACGAGATACGGTAGACAGGCGTATTGTGAAAGAGGTGCAAACGGGTGTTACTACTTTTGCAGATACCAGCTTCTCTGTTTCGGGAATGGATTCTCCGTCGGGTATCATAGACAGCCAAACTACTGTTGGTGGTTGGCCAACGCTCAATACGACAATCTATCCTAAAGATAGCGATAATGACGGTTTACCTGACTGGTGGGAAGCTAAACAAAATGGAAACAGCACAGACTCTACCAGTGTAAACCGCAATGCATACGCTACTGATGGATATACATTTTTGGAAAAATACATTAACAGTATTCCCTCTCCGGACCAACAGGTAGTTTTTGAAAATGTAAACGGTGCCAGACTCAATAATAGTGACACTGTTCAAGTTAATTTTAACGTTGATTGGGGAAAAGATCAGTATAAATTCGAGCTGTACCGTTCTAGTGATAACAATACCTTCAGTAAGATTAAGGAGATCAATGGTGATATCAACAAGACCAATTACTTCTTTCAGGATATATTTTCTACCGAAACTCCTGTTTATTACAAAATAGGCAGTATCAGAAATGACCATACCGGAAGTATTTTTTATAGTAATACTATTCAATTACCGAGCGAAGAAAGTACGCTTTCTATAAAAGCCTTATCACCGGAAACAAAAAATCAGATACAGAAGAATCAATTCAGTTTATATCCAAA
- a CDS encoding RagB/SusD family nutrient uptake outer membrane protein — translation MKRKTYSYHFIALGCLLMITTASCKKYLNSDPSSAFDESYVFSTVPNATSAVLGAYDRLAGLQAYGSRLSLMYPYDNDEMVGVLNTTAPDNSSRDLSRYNVQPTNAQLKLPFEQLYSGIERANSCIKNIPAMALYQNGSEEEKKQLRRLHGEALTLRAQFYFELIRNWGDIPAPFEPSIDQPDLFLGRTDRDTIYNRLIADLEKATELVPWRTEVASDERITKGAVKALRARLAIHRAGYSLRRASGMMEQRTDSLKYYKIARDECYDIMQRRDQHTLNPSFKAVFKDGIDSYKIDPYGEVLFEVAMGRETDSNIGYYDGPRFYVPGNTSLLGNGQIRVIPSYFYDFDSLDVRRDVTCAPYYNSPEYYKTVQPLLNMTSGKFRSDWITPKLSSAIQATGLNWPLIRFSDVLLMFAEAENALNPAAPTRAAIEAFEEVRIRGFGGNASLIGTTPTTHDAFRTAIVNERSFEFGGEGIRKYDLIRWNLLGQKITEVREKLTKMRLKQAPYNNLPQYMYYKPSSTEVIWSHSLYKPTPSKAPTGFTRVNWIVALTDTWITNVAQLFRPNHSELYPLPQSATDANPNLK, via the coding sequence ATGAAAAGAAAAACTTATTCGTATCATTTTATAGCACTAGGCTGCTTGTTAATGATTACAACGGCTTCATGTAAAAAATATTTAAACTCAGATCCTTCTTCTGCTTTTGATGAAAGTTACGTATTCAGTACAGTTCCCAATGCAACAAGTGCAGTTCTGGGGGCTTATGACAGACTTGCAGGATTACAGGCATACGGCAGTCGTTTGAGTTTAATGTATCCTTATGACAATGATGAGATGGTAGGCGTACTAAATACCACAGCACCAGATAACAGCTCAAGAGATTTATCAAGGTATAATGTACAACCAACTAATGCGCAACTGAAATTACCTTTCGAACAATTGTATTCAGGAATAGAACGAGCCAACTCCTGCATTAAGAATATTCCTGCTATGGCATTATACCAAAATGGTTCTGAAGAAGAGAAGAAACAGCTAAGAAGATTACACGGTGAAGCATTAACGCTAAGAGCCCAATTCTATTTTGAATTGATAAGAAATTGGGGCGATATTCCTGCTCCTTTTGAACCATCTATAGATCAGCCGGATTTATTTTTGGGAAGGACCGACAGAGACACCATTTACAACAGGCTTATAGCAGACCTTGAAAAAGCAACAGAATTAGTACCCTGGAGAACTGAGGTAGCTTCTGATGAAAGAATAACGAAAGGTGCTGTAAAAGCCTTACGAGCAAGGCTGGCTATCCATAGAGCAGGTTATTCTTTAAGAAGAGCTTCGGGTATGATGGAACAACGTACCGATTCTTTAAAATATTACAAGATTGCGAGAGATGAGTGTTATGACATTATGCAACGTCGTGATCAGCATACACTAAATCCAAGCTTCAAAGCTGTATTTAAAGATGGAATTGATTCTTATAAGATTGATCCTTATGGAGAAGTTTTATTTGAAGTAGCTATGGGCCGCGAAACAGACAGTAATATCGGCTATTATGATGGTCCAAGATTTTACGTTCCGGGAAATACATCTTTACTAGGCAACGGGCAAATAAGAGTTATACCTAGTTATTTCTATGATTTTGATTCTTTGGATGTAAGAAGAGATGTTACCTGTGCTCCTTATTATAACAGTCCTGAATATTATAAAACAGTGCAACCATTATTAAATATGACTAGTGGCAAATTCCGTTCAGACTGGATTACTCCAAAACTAAGTTCTGCAATACAGGCAACAGGATTAAACTGGCCATTAATAAGATTCTCAGATGTACTGCTTATGTTTGCTGAAGCAGAGAATGCTTTAAATCCAGCAGCACCTACCAGAGCTGCTATTGAAGCTTTTGAAGAAGTAAGAATAAGAGGGTTTGGTGGAAATGCTTCTTTAATTGGAACAACACCGACGACACATGATGCTTTTCGCACTGCTATTGTTAATGAAAGATCTTTTGAATTCGGTGGAGAGGGCATCAGAAAATATGACCTGATAAGGTGGAACCTCCTGGGGCAGAAGATTACCGAAGTAAGAGAAAAGCTGACTAAAATGAGGCTTAAACAGGCTCCGTATAACAACCTACCGCAATATATGTATTACAAACCGTCGTCTACTGAAGTTATCTGGAGCCATTCTTTGTACAAGCCGACTCCAAGCAAAGCTCCTACAGGTTTTACCCGGGTTAACTGGATTGTAGCCCTAACTGATACATGGATTACCAATGTTGCCCAATTGTTTCGGCCTAATCACAGCGAACTATATCCATTGCCTCAATCAGCCACAGATGCTAATCCAAACCTAAAATAA